The sequence CGACGAGATCGCCACCGGCCATGCCGAGCTGATCTTCGGCCGGATCGCCGCGCTGCTTGGCCGCAACGGGGTGGGCTATGCCGACCTGGAGCGGGTGGTCACGACGACGGGGCCGGGTTCGTTCACGGGCTTGCGGATCGGCCTCAGCGCCGCGCGCGGCATCGGCCTGGCACGGGGGATACCGGTGATCGGCGTATCAAGCCTGGTGGCCCTGTCGCTGGCCGCCGATGGACCGGCGATGGTGTTGCTCGATGCGCGGCGGGGCGAAGCCTATTTCCAGACCTTTGCCGGGCCGGGGCAGCCCATGACGGCGGGCGAGCTGGTGCCCATGGTCATCGCCCAGGCGGCGATCGTGCCGGGCACGACGCTGATCACCACGCCCTTCGTCGATATCGCCGCCCTCGCACGCTACGGCGCGACCCTCGACCCGGCTGGCAATCCGCCCGAACCGAACTATATCCGCGATGCCGATGCCAAGCCGCAGACGGCGGCGCGGATCGAAAGGCGGGGCGCATGATCAAGCTGTGGATGGCCCCAGGTGGCCTGCATATCGAGCCCGGCAGGATGAGCGATGCCAAGGAACTGGCGCGCATCCATGCGCTGGGCTTCTACCGCGGCTGGCCGGCGGGCGAGTTCGAAAGCTTCCTGGGCGATGCCGATACGCCGGTTTACGTGGCCTGCGACCCCAGGCGTCGCATCGCCGGCTTCGCGCTGATCCGCGTGGTCGAGGACGAGGCGGAACTCCTCACCATTGCCGTGGATCCCAAATGGCGCGGCAAACGCATCGGCCAGGCCCTGATGAAGGCGGTGTTCGACGACCTGCTGCTGTCGCCGGCGCGCAAGATGTTCCTCGAAGTGAGCGAGGAAAATGCGCCTGCCATCAAGCTCTACCAGCGTGAGGGTTTTGCCACCATTTCCACGCGCAAGGGCTATTATCCCAAGGCCGATGGGTCGCAGGCCACCGCGCTTGTCATGGCGCGTGATCTTGGGTAACCCGGTCGGACATGGACCGGTTGGGAGCGCGAGCGTGAGCAGAAGCCAGACTGACCCGACGCTTGAAGAGGCCTGCGTCTCCAAGGGCATGCGCATGACCGACCAGCGGCGCGTCATCGCGCGGGTGATCGAGGCGGCCTCGGACCACCCTGATGTCGAAGAACTCTACCGGCGCGCCTCCGCGGTGGACGACCGCATCTCGCTCTCGACCGTCTACCGGACCGTCAACCTGTTCGAGGAAGCCGGGCTCGTCACCAAGCATGACTTCAAGGATGGCCGGGCGAGGTTCGAGCTGATCCCGGACGAACACCACGATCACCTGATCGATATCCGCAGCGGCATGGTCATCGAGTTCCGCAACGAGGAAATCGAGGCCATCCAGGAGGTCATCGCCAAGCGGCTGGGCTATCGCCTGGTCGACCATCGGCTCGAACTCTATGCCGTTCCGATCGAAAGCGCCGACAAAAGCAAAAAATGATCTTCCGCGTCCTGTTCTTCCTCTTCGTGCTCGTGCCGGTGATGATTGTGGTCATACCGGCCCAGGCGGTGATCAACGCGCTCAAGCTGCCGTTCTGGAACGTGCTGCCGCGCTTCTTTCATCGGATCGGCTGCATCTTCCTGGGCCTGCGGGTCAACGTGGTGGGCAAGCCGGCGACCGGACGGCCGACCCTCTTGGTTTCCAACCACATTTCCTGGACCGACATCGTCGCCGTCGGCTCGGTGGCCGATGTCACCTTCGTCGCCAAGCGCGAGGTCGCCGACTGGTTTTTCGTGGGCATGATGGCGCGGCTGCAGAAGACCATCTTCGTCGATCGCACGCGGCGCAGCGATACCGGCCGCACCGCCTCGGAAATGGGTGCGCACATGGCGGGCGGAAATGCGGTGCTGCTGTTTGCCGAGGGCCAGTCCGATATCGGTACCCACGTGCTGCCGTTCCGCTCGGCGCTGGTCGGAGCGGCCCAGCATGCCATGCTGGCGGCGGGCGCCCAGGACGTCATGATCCAGCCGCTGACCATCGCCTATACCAAGCTGCAGGGACTGCCGGTGGGCCGCACCGAGCGGTCGTTGATCGCCTGGATCAAGTCCAAGTCGGCGGGCCGCAACATTCGCGAAATCCTGGGGGGGCCGACCAAGGAGGTCACGGTGGCCTTCGGTGCGCCGCGGCCGTTACGCGATACGGACAACCGCAAGCAGGTGACCAAGGCGGCCGAGGACGATGTACGGGCCATGCTGGTGGCGCTCAATCGCGGGCGGAACCTGCCGGCGATCAGGGCCTGACCTAAGGGGACGGCGTAGGGGTGAGGTTGGCCTTGAGCCGGCCGATGATGTCGGCGGCCTTGACCATGAGGGCCATGTCGATATCGGCGTCGCTGGTCCCCTCGGGCAGGTCGGCCCAGACAGGAATGGTCAATTCGTGGGTCTGGTCCTTGCCGCCGACAGTTTCCTGCAGCACGGCTCGGACGTGACCGGTCATGCGTCCGGCAAGGCGCGGATGCGCCTGCTTGTCGCGCACGTTGATATCGATAAGCTGCAATTCCATTCGGCCCCTGATGGAGCCCCCGCCAGAAGGCTAGTGCGGCATGGTTCCCAAGGCGTAAACGCCGCCGGGACGCCGGGGCTTTCTCCACAACCGGTAATGCCGCCGGTTGCAATCGGTTCCACTAGACCTTTACGGGGTGGTTGACCCTGCCGGCATCGCCGAAAATGCGGAGATAGCGGGCGATTTCGTCGGGATTGCCAGTGGCCTTGGCCGGGTTGTCGCTCAGCTTCACCGCCGGCCTGCCATTGGCATCGCTGACCTTGGCCACGATCGAAATGGGCATCAGCCCCGGATTGGGCTCGGGGGCGCAGTCCTCGAAATCGTTGGTGAGGTTGGTGCCCCAGCCGAAGGCCATGCGCACCTTGCCGTCGAAATGCAGGTAGGCTTCTTCGATCATGTCGACGTCCAGGCCATCGGAGAAGATCAGCAGCTTCTCGCGCGGGTCGCGGCCGCGTTCCTTCCACCAGGCAATGATGCGTTCGCCGCCCTCGATGGCCGGGGCGCTGTCCGGGCGGAAGCCGGTCCAGTCGGCGACCCAGTCGGGCGCATTGCGCAGGAAGCTGTCGGTGCCGAAGGCATCGGGCAGCACGATCTTGAGATTGCCGCCATAGTAGCTCTCCCAATCCTGCAGCACCTGGTAGGGCGCGGCCATCAGGGCCTCGTCGGTCTTGGCCAGGGCAGCCAGCACCATGGGCAGTTCATGCGCATTGGTGCCGAGCGCTTCCAGATCATTGTCCATGGCCAGCTTGACGTTGGACGTGCCGGTAAAGGCCTCGCCGATCCCCTCCTTGAGCGCCTCGACACACCAGCGCTGCCACAGGAAGGAGTGGCGGCGGCGGGTACCGAAATCGGAAATGCGCAAATCGGGGAGCTTCTGCAGCCGCTCCACCTTTTCCCACATCTTGGCCTTGGCGCGCGCATAGAGGACGTCGAGCGTGAACGGGCCATAAAGCTTCATGGCGGCGCGGGAGCGCAGCTCGTTGATGATGGCGAGCGCGGGGATTTCCCACATCGAGGTTTCGAGCCACAGGCCGGGAAAATCCAGCACGAACTGGCCGTCGCGCTTTTCCAGCCGATATTCGGGCAGGCGGAAATCCTCCAGCCACTTGAGGAAGGCCGGCTCGAAGATCTGCTTGCTGCCGTAAAAGCTGTTACCGGCCAGCCAGATCATTTCCTTCTTGGTGAAGCGCAACGTGCGCACGTGATCGAGTTGGGCCCGCAGTTCCTCGATGTCGATCTCGTCGGCCAGCCGCACCGACTTGGTGCGGTTGATCAGCGAGAAGGTGGCCGAGACCTTGGGGTAGAGACCCCAGATCATCTGCAACATCAGCAGCTTGTAGAAATCGGTGTCGAGGAGGCTGCGAACGATGGGGTCGAGCTTCCAGGTGTGGTTGTATACCCGCCGGGCAATGTCAGTATAAGTCGCCATGGTGGTCCCCACTGTCAGCCACGGCTTTTAGCGTGACGCGCCGATGAATGAAAGCTTCGAACCGGCCGAAGGCAAAATCGCCCCCCAGGAGGGAAGGCCATGAGGCTAGGCCCGGATGGCGGCCGCTTGCCCGTTTTGGGAATGCTGGTTTCGGGGTAGCCTGAACAACCGATTCCGAATGCGAGGACGCCATGAGCCATCCCGATTTCAGCCTTTCCGGCAAGGTTGCCGTGGTGACCGGCGCCAGCATGGGCATCGGCCATGGCCTGGCCAAGGCGGTCGCGGCGGCCGGGGCGCGCGTCGCCGTGGCATCGCGCGACAAGGAAAAGCTCGACCGGCTGGTCAGTGAAATCCAGGCCGAAGGCGGCGAAGCGGCAGCCTTTACCCTCGATGTGCGCAATGTGAATTCGATCGGTCCCACTTTTGCGGCGATCCGGGCGCATTTCGGCGCGGTCGATATCCTGGTCAACAATGCGGGGCTCGGGGACAACCACCCGGCCGAGGACGTGACCGAGGCCGATTGGGACGGCATGATGGCGGTCAACCTCAAGGGCAGCTTCTTCGTCGCCCAGGCCGCTGGGCGCATCATGCTGGCGCAGGGTGCGGGCCGCATCGTCAATATCAGTTCGCAGGCCGGCAGCGTCGGCATCCGCGACCATGCGGTCTATTGCGCCACCAAGGGGGGCGTCGACCAGTTCACCCGCGTGCTGGCCCTCGAATGGGGCCATCGCGGCGTCACGGTCAACGCGGTGGCGCCCACCTTCATCTATACGCCGGGCACCGCCGAGCGGCTCGACCAGCCCGACTATCTCAAGGGCGTGCTCGACCGGCTGCCGATCGGGCGCGTCGGCACGATCGGCGACGTGGCGGGCGCGGTGATCTACCTTGCCTCGCCCGCTGGCGGCCTGGTCAATGGCGCCGTGCTGATGGTGGATGGCGGCTGGACCGCGCAATAGCGACGTTAGTCGCCGAGCCGGATCATCCGCTCGAAACCCGGCTGGCTCATAGTTCCTAATTCACCGAGCAATACTGACACCGTTTGTCAGGCCGGGCGTTCATGATGCCGTAGATCAAGACGGAGCTAGACCATGAACGCTGTGCCCAATGGTTATACCACGATCACGCCCTGGATTATCGGTCAGAATACTGCTGGCCTGATGGATTTTCTGGCCCGCGCCTTTGGCGCGGAGGATCTGGGCCGGATGGAGGTAGGCGGCCGGATCGGCCATGCCGAGATGCGTATCGGATCGGGCGTTGTGATGATGTTCGACGCGCCCGAAGGCTGGGCGCCGACGCCGGCATTCATTCGCCTCTTTATGCCGGATGCCCAGTCGGCGTTCGATGCGGCAGTGCGGGCGGGTGCCGAAGTGGTGACCGAACCCACGATGCTCGCATTCGGCGACAAGGTGGGTCGGGTGCGCGACCCGTTCGGCAATATCTGGTGGCTGCAACAGCGCGTCGAGGATGTGAGCCAGGACGAGATGATGCGTCGTTGGAGTGATCCGCAATGGACCAGGGCGATGGACTATCTGCAGACCAGCCTCGCGCAGTCGGGGCCGAAGCGACCTGACGATCCGCGCTAGTCGCCCAGTTGGAAGCGCTGGAATCGTCCTAGCGCTTCCTCGATCGCGTGCTCGCCCTCGGCGCCGACGTCGGCAAAATCGGTGCGCTTCTGGATCAAGACGGTCCCGGCAGTTCGGTCGGTCTTGAGGTCGAGCGCGGCGACGATGCGGTCGCCCATGAGCACGGGCAGTGCGAAATAGCCCAGCTTGCGCTTTGCGGCGGGTATGTAGGCCTCGAAGAGATGGTCGTAGCCGAAGAAGAGCTTGAGCCGCTTGCGCTGGATGATCAGCGGATCGAAGGGCGAGAGAATGTGGACCAGGTTGGGCTGCTCGCCGGTCAGGGCTTCGAGCGTCGCGGGCTCGGCCCAGTGCGCCACCTTTTCGGCACCCTCGATCGCGACCGGAACGAGTAGCCTGCGCCGCACGCGGCTCTCGATCAGCTCCCGCACTGCCTTTTTGGCCGGTGCATCGAGGTGGCAGATCGAATCGAGGCTGACGACCCCCTGGCTGCGCAAGGCGCGATCGAGCTTGTAGGCCACGATCTGCCGCTCGGTGGCCGCCTTGGGCTGGCCGGTCCAGCCGAAATGGCGGCCGATCAGATCATAGGTCTTGACCATGCCCTGTCGGGCGGCGATGGCCACCAGGCCCTGGTAGAACATCAGCTGCAGTACCCGCTTACTCGGCTTGCGGCTGGCCCAGGGATGGTCTTTGTCGACCAGCTCGTCATCGTCGATGTCCCGGATCGACAGCGGCCCTTCCGTCTTGAGGCGCCGCGTCATCTTGCGCACCTCGTCGGGCGTGACGCTGCCGAACCAGGCGCTCGGCTTGTGGCGATAGGCCTTCATGGCCGGCACGAAAAACGGCAGGTCCTCCGTGGGCACGTAGCTCAGGGCATGGGTCCAG comes from Devosia oryziradicis and encodes:
- the tsaB gene encoding tRNA (adenosine(37)-N6)-threonylcarbamoyltransferase complex dimerization subunit type 1 TsaB, translating into MTITLAIDTAAPRLQLGLLLDDGHTDMAIDEIATGHAELIFGRIAALLGRNGVGYADLERVVTTTGPGSFTGLRIGLSAARGIGLARGIPVIGVSSLVALSLAADGPAMVLLDARRGEAYFQTFAGPGQPMTAGELVPMVIAQAAIVPGTTLITTPFVDIAALARYGATLDPAGNPPEPNYIRDADAKPQTAARIERRGA
- the rimI gene encoding ribosomal protein S18-alanine N-acetyltransferase encodes the protein MIKLWMAPGGLHIEPGRMSDAKELARIHALGFYRGWPAGEFESFLGDADTPVYVACDPRRRIAGFALIRVVEDEAELLTIAVDPKWRGKRIGQALMKAVFDDLLLSPARKMFLEVSEENAPAIKLYQREGFATISTRKGYYPKADGSQATALVMARDLG
- a CDS encoding Fur family transcriptional regulator codes for the protein MRMTDQRRVIARVIEAASDHPDVEELYRRASAVDDRISLSTVYRTVNLFEEAGLVTKHDFKDGRARFELIPDEHHDHLIDIRSGMVIEFRNEEIEAIQEVIAKRLGYRLVDHRLELYAVPIESADKSKK
- a CDS encoding lysophospholipid acyltransferase family protein; this translates as MIFRVLFFLFVLVPVMIVVIPAQAVINALKLPFWNVLPRFFHRIGCIFLGLRVNVVGKPATGRPTLLVSNHISWTDIVAVGSVADVTFVAKREVADWFFVGMMARLQKTIFVDRTRRSDTGRTASEMGAHMAGGNAVLLFAEGQSDIGTHVLPFRSALVGAAQHAMLAAGAQDVMIQPLTIAYTKLQGLPVGRTERSLIAWIKSKSAGRNIREILGGPTKEVTVAFGAPRPLRDTDNRKQVTKAAEDDVRAMLVALNRGRNLPAIRA
- the pncB gene encoding nicotinate phosphoribosyltransferase → MATYTDIARRVYNHTWKLDPIVRSLLDTDFYKLLMLQMIWGLYPKVSATFSLINRTKSVRLADEIDIEELRAQLDHVRTLRFTKKEMIWLAGNSFYGSKQIFEPAFLKWLEDFRLPEYRLEKRDGQFVLDFPGLWLETSMWEIPALAIINELRSRAAMKLYGPFTLDVLYARAKAKMWEKVERLQKLPDLRISDFGTRRRHSFLWQRWCVEALKEGIGEAFTGTSNVKLAMDNDLEALGTNAHELPMVLAALAKTDEALMAAPYQVLQDWESYYGGNLKIVLPDAFGTDSFLRNAPDWVADWTGFRPDSAPAIEGGERIIAWWKERGRDPREKLLIFSDGLDVDMIEEAYLHFDGKVRMAFGWGTNLTNDFEDCAPEPNPGLMPISIVAKVSDANGRPAVKLSDNPAKATGNPDEIARYLRIFGDAGRVNHPVKV
- a CDS encoding SDR family NAD(P)-dependent oxidoreductase, encoding MSHPDFSLSGKVAVVTGASMGIGHGLAKAVAAAGARVAVASRDKEKLDRLVSEIQAEGGEAAAFTLDVRNVNSIGPTFAAIRAHFGAVDILVNNAGLGDNHPAEDVTEADWDGMMAVNLKGSFFVAQAAGRIMLAQGAGRIVNISSQAGSVGIRDHAVYCATKGGVDQFTRVLALEWGHRGVTVNAVAPTFIYTPGTAERLDQPDYLKGVLDRLPIGRVGTIGDVAGAVIYLASPAGGLVNGAVLMVDGGWTAQ
- a CDS encoding VOC family protein is translated as MNAVPNGYTTITPWIIGQNTAGLMDFLARAFGAEDLGRMEVGGRIGHAEMRIGSGVVMMFDAPEGWAPTPAFIRLFMPDAQSAFDAAVRAGAEVVTEPTMLAFGDKVGRVRDPFGNIWWLQQRVEDVSQDEMMRRWSDPQWTRAMDYLQTSLAQSGPKRPDDPR
- a CDS encoding winged helix-turn-helix domain-containing protein, which codes for MAKAPLALSQIAARHIWIAAQRLDTAAPFGDGPAATRAAIAHLGYVQIDTINVIERCHHHILWSRIPGYRRGDLAQNQSVDKSVFEYWTHALSYVPTEDLPFFVPAMKAYRHKPSAWFGSVTPDEVRKMTRRLKTEGPLSIRDIDDDELVDKDHPWASRKPSKRVLQLMFYQGLVAIAARQGMVKTYDLIGRHFGWTGQPKAATERQIVAYKLDRALRSQGVVSLDSICHLDAPAKKAVRELIESRVRRRLLVPVAIEGAEKVAHWAEPATLEALTGEQPNLVHILSPFDPLIIQRKRLKLFFGYDHLFEAYIPAAKRKLGYFALPVLMGDRIVAALDLKTDRTAGTVLIQKRTDFADVGAEGEHAIEEALGRFQRFQLGD